The uncultured Cohaesibacter sp. region CGGGGCGCGCTTCTTTTTCCGCAATCGCAACCGCCCATGGCATCAGCGTTGCTACATTGAGAAAGAAGCGAAAACTCTGGGAGCAATCGGAGGAGGTAACGAAAAATGGAGCATCGCAAGAGGCTTCCACAATAGATGGATCATCTGTTCAGTCTGCATCTCTAGGGCCGTTAGGCCTATCTGCTCCATCAATTGATCATCTGGCCATGGTCCGAAGGCTTTATCACGCAACAGATCAGCAAATCCGGCATCTCGAACAGCAGTTGCAAAATGGCAGCGCGGCGTTTGACGAAAAGGAAGCGCGCATGCTCGGCACAATAGCTCGTACGCTGGACAAGATTATGGAGCTCAACCCGCAAGGGGCTGATCTGGATGCTGCAAGGAAAGAGGACGGAAATGGGGATGACAGCGATGATGATACAGGCACCCTTGACTTCCTCCGCGAAGAGCTTGCGCGTCGCCTTGATGGACTCAAGCAAGGACCTTCAGGCAAATTTTCTGGCGAGTCTGACACCCAATGAATTGCGGCGCCTCGTGTATGACTGGGAGCTTTGGGCACGCCCAGACCAGTTGCCGCCCGATGGTGATTGGATCTCCTGGCTGGTTCTTGGCGGGCGAGGTGCAGGTAAAACGCGCACGGGCGCAGAATGGGTCAAGGCGCTGGTGCAAGGGCGGCCGCCCTTTGCGTCCCAGCCCTATGGTCGCATCGCGCTGATTGGAGAAACCCTGCAGGATGCCCGTGATGTGATGGTGGAAGGGGTATCCGGCCTGTTGGCTATTCACGACAAACAGGACCGGCCAAACTGGCAACCGTCTCGACGTCGGCTGGAATGGCCCAATGGTGCGGTTGCTCAGATCTTTTCCGCTGAAGACCCGGAAAGCTTAAGGGGCCCGCAGTTTGGGGCGGCATGGGGTGATGAGCTGGCCAAGTGGCGTCACGCAGAAGCCACCTGGGACATGTTGCAATTTGGTCTGCGCCTTGGTCAAAAGCCGCGCCAGATTGTAACCACGACACCAAAGCCCACACTTTTGCTCAAGAGGTTGATGGCCGATCCAACATCTGCAATCAGCCATGCACCAACACGAGCCAATTTGGCCAATCTGGCGCCGGGCTTTCTGGATACGATCGTGCGCCGCTATGAAGGGTCGCGTCTTGGGCGGCAGGAACTGGACGGAGAATTGATTGAAGACAGGGCCGATGCGCTTTGGAAGCGCGATCAGCTCGACCGGCTGAGGGTTGATGATCCTCCCGCGACCCTCAGCCGGATTGTGGTCGCCATTGACCCGCCTGCGACCTCTGGCAAAAGCGCCGATGCCTGTGGCCTTGTTGTCGCAGGGCTTGATGGAGATGGGCTGTGTTTCATTCTAAGAGACAGCACCCTTAACAGTGCAAGCCCCAAAGCTTGGGCCAATAAGGCCATCGCGCTATATCATCGCTTCGAAGCCGATTGTGTTGTGGCGGAAGTCAATCAGGGCGGGGAGATGGTGACCACTATTCTCGGCAATATTGATGCAAGCGTGCCAGTGCGATCCGTGCGGGCGACCCGCGGCAAATATCTGCGCGCAGAGCCTGTCAGTGCTCTTTATGAGCAAGGTAGGGTGCGCCATGTCGGCAACATGGCCGAACTGGAAGATGAAATGTGTGACTTCGGGCTAGATGGCCTGACGTCTGGAAAAAGCCCCGATAGGCTCGATGCCATGGTTTGGGCTGTGACGCATCTCTGCCTCGCTGACCGGTCTCAACCGAAAGTCCGGGCAATCTGACACAGCAAGAAAGGAAGGAAGAAGCAAATGCTTCGCTGGACCTTGAAAGGGCCGGCGCGTTCGCGCTCGCCTCAAATTCACAAAGCCAAGTCAAACGCCACTGATCTCACAGTAGATACTGGCGCGCTGGAAGGCAAAAATTCTCGGACCGGCGCTCTTGTTTCTGTGCACCAGACAGGACGCCCGCGCTGGACACCACGAGATTATGGCGCTTTGGCCATGCAGGGCTATGCGCGTAACCCGATCGTCTATCGGTCTATCCGCATGATCTCAGAAGCTGCTGCTTCTGCCACCGTCTATTGCCTAGTGGGGGGAGAAAGACTGACCGAGCATCCAGTGCTTGATCTTCTGCATCACCCGAATGAACGGCAGGATGGTGCGACATGGCTTGAAAGCCTTTATGGCCATCTGCTTGTTTCCGGCAATGCCTATATTGAGGCCGTTTTCGGCGCTAGCAGTTTGAAGGAATTGCATTGCCTGCGGCCAGACAGGATGAAGGTCGTGCCCGGTCCAAACGGCTGGCCAGATGCTTACGACTATACCATTGGCAACAAGGCAGTGCGGTTTCATCAGAATGACGACAGCGCACGCGTGCCGCCGATCCTGCATATCACCCTGTTCCATCCCCATGATGATCACTATGGACTCAGCCCGCTGGAAGCGGCGCAAACCAGTCTCGATGTGCACAATGCGGCTGCCAGTTGGAACAAGGCTTTGCTAGACAATTCTGCCCGTCCATCCGGCGCGCTGGTTTATGCGGCTTCTGAAGCAGGAAATCTCAGTGACGAGCAATTTGAACGTCTCAAGAAGGAACTAGAAGAAGGCTATCAAGGGGCAATGAATGCTGGACGCCCTTTGTTGCTTGAAGGAGGGCTGGATTGGAAGAGCATGAGCATGTCGCCGCGTGATATGGACTTCATCGACGCCAAGAATAGCGCAGCTCGAGAAATCGCTCTGGCTTTTGGTGTCCCGCCCATGTTGCTCGGCATTCCCGGAGACAATACCTATTCAAACTATGCCGAAGCGAACCGGGCCTTCTGGCGTCAAACGGTTCTGCCGCTGGCGAGCCGCTGTTTACAAAATATCGCTCGCTGGCTTTCGCCTGCTTATGACGAGACGTTCGATTTGAAGATTGATCTTGATCTCATCTCCGCATTGGCAAGCGAGCGGGAGGCTCTCTGGAACCGCGTCGGCAATGCGTCCTTCCTCACCGAAAACGAAAAACGCACCGCAGTCGGCTACAGCCCGACGGACGCACCAATGAGCACGACCCGCAGCACAGGCGAGGGAGGGAAATGATGTGGCA contains the following coding sequences:
- a CDS encoding terminase family protein, with amino-acid sequence MDSSKDLQANFLASLTPNELRRLVYDWELWARPDQLPPDGDWISWLVLGGRGAGKTRTGAEWVKALVQGRPPFASQPYGRIALIGETLQDARDVMVEGVSGLLAIHDKQDRPNWQPSRRRLEWPNGAVAQIFSAEDPESLRGPQFGAAWGDELAKWRHAEATWDMLQFGLRLGQKPRQIVTTTPKPTLLLKRLMADPTSAISHAPTRANLANLAPGFLDTIVRRYEGSRLGRQELDGELIEDRADALWKRDQLDRLRVDDPPATLSRIVVAIDPPATSGKSADACGLVVAGLDGDGLCFILRDSTLNSASPKAWANKAIALYHRFEADCVVAEVNQGGEMVTTILGNIDASVPVRSVRATRGKYLRAEPVSALYEQGRVRHVGNMAELEDEMCDFGLDGLTSGKSPDRLDAMVWAVTHLCLADRSQPKVRAI
- a CDS encoding phage portal protein, with translation MLRWTLKGPARSRSPQIHKAKSNATDLTVDTGALEGKNSRTGALVSVHQTGRPRWTPRDYGALAMQGYARNPIVYRSIRMISEAAASATVYCLVGGERLTEHPVLDLLHHPNERQDGATWLESLYGHLLVSGNAYIEAVFGASSLKELHCLRPDRMKVVPGPNGWPDAYDYTIGNKAVRFHQNDDSARVPPILHITLFHPHDDHYGLSPLEAAQTSLDVHNAAASWNKALLDNSARPSGALVYAASEAGNLSDEQFERLKKELEEGYQGAMNAGRPLLLEGGLDWKSMSMSPRDMDFIDAKNSAAREIALAFGVPPMLLGIPGDNTYSNYAEANRAFWRQTVLPLASRCLQNIARWLSPAYDETFDLKIDLDLISALASEREALWNRVGNASFLTENEKRTAVGYSPTDAPMSTTRSTGEGGK